The genomic window AAGAAAACACAAAAGCACACAATcaggaaaaaatgaacaagttcaataaaactgaataaaatctGATAAATTATTAACGTTACCACTGTACTGGCCACGAAACAGTAATCTTGAAGTACTTGGCATacatcaaaaaaaataaaataataatgattgttAAATgaaccttttttccttctcacttcATCTCTGGAGACTGTGCTAGGTTCCtttttagctatttttctttcaGGAGTGGAAATTCTGCCTCTCCCAGTTTTAAAGGGTTTTTCTTTCCTATGTTTATCGAGAGATGGTCTCCGAACTTCCttctctgctttttcttctttaggaACAGTCTCTAACTGCTCTGTCATGATGCTTCTATCATCATCTGTGGGATCAAAGgaaattataataacaaaacaaGAGCAACATCAGAAATTAGTAAGGGACATCAAAGGTCCTtgggatttaaaaaatgaaatatagggATACTTTAAAATGTTAGGGTATTTATAACTATTTTGGGCACTGgacatttataatttttgtcCATTTAGGTTACTAAGTTTTGTTAGgtagcaagaaataaaaaaggataatgCACACCTTGAGTATCCACCCAGAGGCTGTCAGCATCCATGATGGAGTCATCGATGGTTGTTTCATCTTTGTAATCATCATATGTTTCTGTCTTGTATTCAGAAAAGCCAACATCTTCCTTTTCTGGGGAAGCAGGGGCCTCAGGGGATCCTTCCTTGGGCTCCCCAACTGCTTCTCCAGCTTCctctatttccatttcttcttcttcttcttcttcagggGGAGAGGCTCTACTTTCTGGCTGCTCGAGGGCAGCAAAACGCACACTGTGGGAACCAGTTTCTCCTTCGTCTGTTGTGGTTTGCACTACGGTGATGAAGTCATCCTCAATGGTCACCACTGACTCAATTACTCCCTTGTACTCAGGCATCTCTGCTGCACCCAACTCCACCAATTCCTCTTTGACAGCCGGAACGCTCAAGTCTGTTATCTGGAGAGTTTCTGAGCGGAAAAGTAGTTTATCATATTCTCCTCGggcttctatttcttcctcttcttccctctgagTCTCCTCTGGTTCAGATACAATCCCTTGTAGCAATGGTTCAATCACTTCTGAGGGAGTGATGGAGATGTCTGGAGTTTCCTTGACTTCTTCTTTTGGCTGCTGAACTTGCTCCATCTGGATATCAGGCCCCTTGGTCTGTACTACATAACTCTTTGAATCACTTACTGCTGGAGGCTCTTCTGCTGGCAATTTCACTGTGGTGTCTTCCTGCAGTACAGTTACTTCTGGGGTCACTTCTTTTTTGCTCTCATCAGCTTTCAAGGATTCCATAGTCAGACTCTCAGGAGTGTGATCATGTTCTCCACTTGACTCATAGGATTCTTCCTTATCTACTGCTTCCTGATGCACCAGATCAGGCTTGGCCactttttctttgacttctgtCTCAGAAACTTTGCTGCTGTCTTTCAGGTGACTGGGCTCAGTACTGGGAAATGTGTCTCCCTCAGGGGGTTTGTCTGGTTGAACAGCCTGGATATGAGTTTCTGTTCCTTTCTCGGTATCGACTACCATTCCTAAAGCAGCCTGCCCAAAGTCACTGATCTTAGCTTCAGGTTGACTCTGCTCAACTTTCTTGGCAGCAGTATCCAATCCATGGTCTGCTTTTGGGGATGGTTCTGCCTCAGTCACCTCTGGCACTGAACTAAGACTCTTTTCTGACTTTTCACTAATGAAAATAGAAGTCTCTTTTGGTTTGATGGGCTCTTTCCCAAATACTTGTTCAAAGGTCATTCCTGTTCCAAATGCTTCCACTTTATCCACTCCCTCTGCTTTTTTGGGGTATTCTTTTTCTACCAGAAGCAGCATTTCTTTGGATTCAATGTGTTCTTCACTCTTTTCTAGCACAGTATCCAATTTATCATTACTTTTCTTTTCATGATCAAACTCTTTACCAAGATCTGACTTATCATCAGAGATGGGCTGGGCTAGCTCTCCTTCACTACTGAATTCTTCTTTGACTCTTCCAGCTGCTGCCAATTTCACTTCAATTAATGAAAGATCAGTGGCCAAATCTCTTCGGATCTTGTCATCAGAACCATCATAAAAGGAGCCACTTTCACCTGATAGATTATCACTGTCCTGGACAGGTGATGGTAGAGGAACTGTGTATTTATTGAAAACACAGTAACCCAGATCCTCAAGTTGACTGTCTGCTTTTGTGGCAACATGGTTTTCATCAGTTAGAGTAGTCAAGCCAGTGCTGCTCTCTTCAAGTAGTGTCTCAGATGGTACTGATTTCCTTCTTGCCACCTCAGCATCTGCACTCATAGAGGCTAACCTGGACCTTGTGCCTGCTAGATCCAACATTTCAGGCAAGTCAGGGGCCATCACGGACCcatttttataataatctttGGCCAGGAAAGGTGATTCACATAATGATTCTACCTGGATATTATCTGCTCTGgtcactttctcttcctccaaTTGTTCTTCTTCTTTGCTTTCTATTGGGAAACAAGGAGCTTTCTCTAAAGCAGGAGTTGTGGCTGGAAGATAATCATCCCCTTCATCCATGCTCCCACTAGTATTAGTGAGAATATCAGAAGCCAGTGGAGAGAGATCATGTCCCCGGCCAAAGTTAAATCCAAGTGCTATGGAATCTAGGCAAGACATGGGTAAATTGATTGACATGCTTCTTTGTTCTATTGCAGATCTACCTCCAAGTCCTAAACTCCGGCTTAGAGTCAAATCATCCTTATTTTTACTGTGGAGGTCCCTTTTTTCTCCATAAACTTTTGGATCAATGGTGAACATTCTTTCTTGGGGAGAGCTAGGCTCTTCAGGTAGATCAGTTGGATAGTTCTGTGCAAGGGTACTGTATCCCCCCTCTAAAATGGGAGCAGGTTGCTGCTCTTTTCCTGGgtaaaattgcttttcagaacTTTTATGTGTAGGTGAAACTGTATCATAGGATTCATAGACACTTTCTTTTGTATCACTCAATTCATAGTAATCACTACCAGACTGGATGTTCTTTGTGGTTTCTTCTTTCAATGTGGAGGTTTCAAAGTACTTTGACATTCCAGATTTGTCTTCATCCAGCTGCCTATTATAATCAAGAGAGGATGCAGCCCCCATTCTGTGGACCTCCATGTCTTTGTCAACAACTTCCTCTCGAAGTTCTTTGGATGCACTCTTTTCAGTGAGGAGACCTAGTTCATCAGGGGTTTTATCCACCATTTTTGATGTTGTGGCTTCAGGGAATGAATCGCATCTTAAATCATCAGTGGGagttttttggtctttcttttcttccttttggaatGTTTTCTCTGTTGACACACTGATGATGCCCATCTCTTCATCTAATATCTTATGGGGTTCATTTTCTTTTGACAGGATTTTCTTTTCAGGAACGACATTTTTCTCTTCTGGTTTTGGATAAAGTTCACTGTCAAATAAAGTAGACTTCTGTCCATTGAATGTACAAGGCTCTTTTTTCTGCTCACTTTCTTGCTTTATtacatctttttcttctccaacacTGGGAATTTTCTCAATAGGACTTTCTGTCACCGTTGGCTTTTCGGCTTTTACAGATACTGTAATTTCCATTGAGGCAGTTGTTTCCTCTGCTTTTAAGGTTTTTTCCATATGTATTTGTTCATCTTTTGGGATCTCTTTGGCAATCTGTGAGCTGCTAACCTCTTCCTTAGGCTTTTTATCTTCTGGCTTCAGTTCCTCTGTTGTTGAGGGTAGTGCTTTGGACTCAAGTTTATCTTTTGTGGCATCTGACAAATCAGCCTTAGGTTCAGAAGGTAAAGAAAAGCTCATACTTCCAAAAGGCGTTGGTCTTGGAGAGTCTAGTCTTTTCCCATCCCACTTTGGGATTTCTTGAACTTCATACTTTTCTTTCATGGGTGTGAGAGGTCCAGGAGATAATTGACTATATGTACTCCATTCATCCTTGGGTACTTCAGTGGACAAGTCTTTTTGCTCTTTCTGAAATACAGTCTCTGAAGGAAAATCCACATCGAGTGCTACAGCAATTGGTTCACTTTTCTGCTGCATGTACTCTAGCTCTTCCCCAAAAGTCTGTTCAAATGGGGTAAGAGGTACCTTTCCATCTTCTTTGTGATGTATGTCCTTTTTATCTATAGGTGGTGCTGGCTGAGCAACTAAGGCATCATGTTTAGGCAGTCCAGCAGGCTTACTTCCTTTCTCagattccttttccttcttgtctAATGGTTCACCTGTGAGAGGGCCAGTACCCTGTTGTTCATGGAACTCCATCTTCGAGGCTGTAAGTAAATCTGAAGTAATTGGGTTGCTTTTTAAACAAATCATACACAGTGCATTTAAGCAAACAGCTTATAATCATTCTTTGACATGATTAATGGATGGGagggtaaaacaaaaaaaatacatggAAACATGCAGggatattatttatttaacaatCAGTATGAAAATGGGTTAAGACAAAGATGCATATTCAAAATTGATGGTATGGGCTCTATCTATAATTAAGTGTTGTTGTGGAACTTTTAATCCCTCAGGTCTGTATGAGAATTATGTTAAGACGAGTAAAATGTGCACTTGCTCCAGAtgcacattttaaattaaaacaaaaaacaaacaaaaaaaattttctctagcAGAGGGTATGATGCAACTTTAAGGGCTTAACTGAGAGAGGTATTGATTTCCACTAACCTTTTACATTACTTTTCTCAATACCTAAGTAAAATTACAGATTATAGTCAGAAGATTAATTACTTCCATATAAGATAGGATTGTGACTAATTTCAAGAATAAAAAGTTTCTAATAGACATTGAGCCCCATTTTTAAAACTAAGCAACTGATATGAATTTTCCAACATAAGGGTACATTTCACATTTAAAGGAAATAACTAATATTATTGTTAACCAGCTATTTTTAAGTTAAACCatgaaaaagagacaagaaatatGGGGATAATTTAAGTtgtcaaattaaaaatctttaccCAACATAcatggaatattttaaaatactttatatcaCAGTCTctcaatgaaaaatttaaaataatagagaTTGAAGAGCTGTGTGCTtaatcaatgaaaattaaaataaagccaATTCTAAAACAACTGAGAAAACATTACTTGTTAATAGCTTCAAAAACACTGTTTATCATAATAGTTTTTTTGATGGCTATGATAACTGATGACagcattttagcattttttttgttttgatttttctttttgagatggAATCTCTTTATCTGACTTAAGGTGGGAAATATAACAGTCATTCACAGGCCTGATCCAAATATGGATCATTATGAAAGGTTTAACCTGCTCTGTTTTTCTAACCTGGAGCAGTTCACCCCTTTTTTTAGGCAGCTGGAGGAGTTTAGCTTTCAAGAAAGAGCTCACCAAATTAGTCAGGAACTTAATGTAGATAATAGATTGGATTTACCTTTATTTGAGCTCAGGATTTCTGAACTAAAGGGATCCATCACCCTCAGCCTACCTGATTATAGGTATGTACCATCATATCTGATTCCACTGGTGGCATAAGGCCTGTGCTAATTGGACCAAGTGGAAGTATAGTATAGTCCAAGAGTTTTATTacagttttaaactttaataactATTAGCTAATAAAAACTTAATCAATAAccattaaagcttaaaactgcactaacaCTTTGGGGATATACTTTACTTTGTAAAGTTTGgtaaagaagaataaaatcaaatcatcTCTCAAAAAGAAAGTGTTTTGGAACATCATTACCTTAAGTACTTGTGTATCCTGTTGtaacaatagaaaagaaatactttatgAAATTCTAATAAAGGTCAGATGAATGAAAACTCAAGAAATTTGGAAATGACCAAAGGAATGGTATGGCAATATGGAAGGGAAATGACACAAGAAGCATCAGCAGTAGCTCAAGAAAAACTAAACCAGAATGCACTAAAGCATAAAAACACAGCACACTGCACTGCAAACAAAAACACATCTATAGTTTAAGCCTTTGGTATCACTGTCCAAGTCAACAAATCTAGTTTTTGAAAGAAAAGCAGATGAATCTCTgcaccaaaaaattaaaataaaataaaataaaagtgtacACATATTAGCAATGTGACTGGCAAACATCTGAGATGGGCAAAGGAAAAGCACTCAGGTGACATTATCAGCTTAGCTGCAAAGCATATTGTATCATAGCAAAGTAAAATCAGGAATCTGGTGCGACAGCAGGAAACCATGCGGTCAAGGAGCACCGATGCAAATACAAGCTATGTACTCTTGAAGCATAACAACTGCAGCACTATAAGaatgagaagaataaaagatGGAACAGCTTTGGGAAATGCCAAGTTGGTAAAGCTATAAAATAGCCTACTTATTAGCAAACACATGCAAATCCTAAAGGAGACACACCTTCCTCAGAAGAGAAAGGTGTTTTTATATCCAGAGACACTTCCTGGACCACTTTTATACTTTTCTCAAGTGGTCCCCCAGGGGAAAAACTTTCTTCTGGAACTATTTTGGCTTTTGAACTAGAATCCACTCGGACCTCACTGAGGTCCATTGGTTGGTCTGAGGACTTAGCGGGACCACACTCTTTGCCCCATTCTTTTTCAGGAAGAGCAGCAGGTTTCACCTCCTCAGCCATTGGACCCTCTATTGTTTCTTCTTCTTAGGGATGAAAAAAATGTTGACATCAGGACTACAGATAACACACAGTACAACATTCAACAGAGCTTTTATACAAATAACACTTTCAGCTCTATCTCCATGATATAATGGCAACCTCAAGTGGATTTTCTTCTACAGTTAGGATGAACAAATTAATCTTATTATGAAAGATACATTGTCTACTGGTTGCTATATTATACTGCACAATCATTTTATGATAATGCATTTTAATCTCTTGAAATGccatttaatttgaaaattgagAGCTGAAAGAGTTTTATTGCTCTATTTTCCCTTAGCAGAAATGGCTATAGGTtgaaaatatgtcaaatatttgCTGGAAGTAAGAGATGGCGCCACTTGTTAACAGATGATTGTGAAATGTAATGGTATGGTTGTATTCAGAAAAGCACTGCAATTGTTAGTTATGTACTGTTTTTTCCAATGTAGGAAGTCTCTACATAAGAATTTAAGAATAAGAATGCACAATTTTGGAGAGAGAGTTTGGAGAGAGAGttctaataaaataaacttttaaaggaCATGTTTTTCTcagaggccaaaaaaaaaaaaagtcagagattaAGTACCTTGGTTGCCCTAATGTAGAATCCATCAAGACTTACTAGaatttattcaatatttctaTGGTATACAAAGCAGCATGGAATAGTAAATGGGGAAGTAGCTTTGAAGCCTGGAACATCTGGATTCAAGACCTGAtgtcttggctgtgtgaccccctGCAAGAAATTTATCAGGGCTCTGGATAATTCTTTATGAAATTACATGGTAAAGAAGGTATCAACCTATTTTGGTAactagagggagtttcctcatctgagaatttcctaatttcttatattaatgaaattacaggtaCAATCATTTCTAGGCTGAAATATATGCAGTTGTCcctttcattttctatgctatgtggaagaaaatgagaaaaaaatcaattacagtCCCAAACAGTTTGGAAAATATGATTAGGGAAACAAcataaaatcatattattttctagaacCTATTTTTAGGCatctaaatttaaataataacaaattcataTATCcaaaaaatattatctattattttttatttcactgatatttcaaacataaaataagagaaattattggaaaatattcatattattGAAAAAGTAATTATGGTAAAACATTTTCTACCTTGTTATATCTCAATGGAAGAGTTATATTGGGAATATTACATGCCTTTTAGTTTTAAGAACAGAGTGGAAGGAAGAAATTGCTAGAATAAAATGTGGTTCTTTCCCCAAACACACATTTTATTTCTAATGTAAAATTTATTACTAGCTAAAAATTATTAGCTAGATATACATATTTACTATGTTAATAGTTAATCAAATTGACATTTTTGCTTTGAGAGGTTTTCTTTAAGTTGTACTTTTGCTTTTTTGAGCTTACCTTACCATGTTCATTTAAATTACCCTTTCATGGTAGCATAACATAATTGATTTCTGTGatcaaattaaagaattttagtGTTACTCTCCTGTGATAACAGGAGACATTCAATACTAGTACTACATTCAATGTGACATAAAAGTAaatttttcaaaatccttttgtttcttatttttcataaatcaTGTTTGTTGTACACTCTAATCCACTCATCCTTTATTGGTCACCTATACCTTTCTTGCTTttactattttatcttctgaatacaattgaaagatagattttttttcctctacaaatACACATTCTTTTACTTTATCAAATTAGGATTGGCAATACACTAGCGTAttttaatttcaagaaaatttgGCATATCCATGTAGGATATGAATATCAAACTGTAGGATACAGGAAACTAGATTGTATGACATAGAACACTCAGCTGTTATTCACAATAATAGATGTCTACAACTGTAATTCTTAACATTGTAGTCAAACATCCTTGTCTTTTTCAATGCCAGAATGACATCTTCCTTAAGGTTTAAGAAGAATAGTTGGCTTTACTTCATGGTGTTGATTaaattgttattatataattaGCTATATGCCTCATCTCATCTCAACAAAGCCAattaaaagttaataataatcatagctaGCAAATATATAGCAATTAAATTTTATGAAACAATTGACATTGGCtttgtttgcaaaatatttaatcCCCACAATGATCTTTTGAGGTAGATATATTtttgccccattttacagctgaaggaacttgcctagggtcacacaattgacagaatttgaattcatgacttTTTTGATTCTTGAATCCAGTGCTCTAGCCACAGAGCTCCCTCAATAAAACCACTAAGTGATTTACTTCCCAGTTTCTAAACATAGGTAGATGGTACATAGGAAAGAATTAAAGCCACATAATCAATTCTGCCTCAACAGACTACTGAAGTAACCTTTCCCCAGATTGTACAGTTATGCATCATGAATTTAGTACAAAGTTAAAGTAGAACCCATTGATTTTGGATTGTGTTCCAATGATGCTGTATGGCTGGGCAGAAGAATATAAGAAATACATATACCTTTGTTAGCCTACACAAGAAGATAAAtgtatatactataatttacatACTACTTTGTTATCTATTAATAGATGATGGGAAGGATTTAATCCTAGAAATCAACCTCTTACCTTACTCTTTGCTGTTGCTTTGGAATAAAATGTcccttttaaacatattcatTATACCACTAAGAAAGTAGTGGACCTGAGCCTACATAAGGACTTCATTTCCATGTGGAAAAAACATGTTGTCTCTGTTCCCTCCCCAACATGAAGGCACAAGTAACATGATGAATATGGTCAAGGTTtcagggtggggaggaggagcaAAAAGGGACCATGCTTGGTTCACCTTTGTCATGGCTCAACAGGGTCTCTGCCATCTGCGTGGTGGCACTGGGGAGCATACTACAGTCAATCCACTCTGAGCTGAACAAGGGGTGCTCATAGTACTCCTCATCTGAATTGTAAGGGTCATCATCAGGCACAGACACTGAAATGGAGGGGGCTAGGAGCTTACGCCTCTCCCCGCTGGTGGCAGGCAGAGGTCCCACTTTATCCTCAGCCCCTTCATCTACAAACAGACACACGGAAGAAACTGCAGGGAGAACTagacaagacagacagacacaaggTAAGACAGGACAGGATGGATGCATGCACAGGGACAGAGATCATGGAAGC from Sminthopsis crassicaudata isolate SCR6 chromosome 3, ASM4859323v1, whole genome shotgun sequence includes these protein-coding regions:
- the MAP2 gene encoding microtubule-associated protein 2 isoform X26, translated to MADDRKDEAKAPHWTSSQLAEASSHPHSPELKEQAGAGDGIVRSANGFPYREEEGGYGGHGQQGTYSRTKENGINGELTSAERETAEEVSARIVQVVTAEAVAVLKGEQEKEAQHKDQPAGLPIVEESANLPPSPPPSPASEQTGTVEEDLLTASKMEFHEQQGTGPLTGEPLDKKEKESEKGSKPAGLPKHDALVAQPAPPIDKKDIHHKEDGKVPLTPFEQTFGEELEYMQQKSEPIAVALDVDFPSETVFQKEQKDLSTEVPKDEWSTYSQLSPGPLTPMKEKYEVQEIPKWDGKRLDSPRPTPFGSMSFSLPSEPKADLSDATKDKLESKALPSTTEELKPEDKKPKEEVSSSQIAKEIPKDEQIHMEKTLKAEETTASMEITVSVKAEKPTVTESPIEKIPSVGEEKDVIKQESEQKKEPCTFNGQKSTLFDSELYPKPEEKNVVPEKKILSKENEPHKILDEEMGIISVSTEKTFQKEEKKDQKTPTDDLRCDSFPEATTSKMVDKTPDELGLLTEKSASKELREEVVDKDMEVHRMGAASSLDYNRQLDEDKSGMSKYFETSTLKEETTKNIQSGSDYYELSDTKESVYESYDTVSPTHKSSEKQFYPGKEQQPAPILEGGYSTLAQNYPTDLPEEPSSPQERMFTIDPKVYGEKRDLHSKNKDDLTLSRSLGLGGRSAIEQRSMSINLPMSCLDSIALGFNFGRGHDLSPLASDILTNTSGSMDEGDDYLPATTPALEKAPCFPIESKEEEQLEEEKVTRADNIQVESLCESPFLAKDYYKNGSVMAPDLPEMLDLAGTRSRLASMSADAEVARRKSVPSETLLEESSTGLTTLTDENHVATKADSQLEDLGYCVFNKYTVPLPSPVQDSDNLSGESGSFYDGSDDKIRRDLATDLSLIEVKLAAAGRVKEEFSSEGELAQPISDDKSDLGKEFDHEKKSNDKLDTVLEKSEEHIESKEMLLLVEKEYPKKAEGVDKVEAFGTGMTFEQVFGKEPIKPKETSIFISEKSEKSLSSVPEVTEAEPSPKADHGLDTAAKKVEQSQPEAKISDFGQAALGMVVDTEKGTETHIQAVQPDKPPEGDTFPSTEPSHLKDSSKVSETEVKEKVAKPDLVHQEAVDKEESYESSGEHDHTPESLTMESLKADESKKEVTPEVTVLQEDTTVKLPAEEPPAVSDSKSYVVQTKGPDIQMEQVQQPKEEVKETPDISITPSEVIEPLLQGIVSEPEETQREEEEEIEARGEYDKLLFRSETLQITDLSVPAVKEELVELGAAEMPEYKGVIESVVTIEDDFITVVQTTTDEGETGSHSVRFAALEQPESRASPPEEEEEEEMEIEEAGEAVGEPKEGSPEAPASPEKEDVGFSEYKTETYDDYKDETTIDDSIMDADSLWVDTQDDDRSIMTEQLETVPKEEKAEKEVRRPSLDKHRKEKPFKTGRGRISTPERKIAKKEPSTVSRDEVRRKKVYKKAELGKKTEVQAHSPSRKIILKPAIKYTRPTHLSCVKRKTTAAGGETNQASGVYKQAKDKFTDGISKSPEKRSSLPRPSSILPTRRGVSGDRDENSFSLNTSMSASVRRTTRSEPIRRTGKSGTSTPTTPGSTAITPGTPPSYSSRTPGTPGTPSYPRTPHTPGTPKSGILVPTEKKVAIIRTPPKSPATPKQLRLINQPLPDLKNVRSKIGSTDNIRYQPKGGQIQIVTKKIDLSHVTSKCGSLKNIRHRPGGGRVKIESVKLDFKEKAQAKVGSLDNAHHIPGGGNVKIDSQKLNFREHAKARVDHGAEIITQSPGRSSVASPRRLSNVSSSGSINLLESPQLATLAEDVTAALAKQGL
- the MAP2 gene encoding microtubule-associated protein 2 isoform X5, producing MADDRKDEAKAPHWTSSQLAEASSHPHSPELKEQAGAGDGIVRSANGFPYREEEGGYGGHGQQGTYSRTKENGINGELTSAERETAEEVSARIVQVVTAEAVAVLKGEQEKEAQHKDQPAGLPIAVEESANLPPSPPPSPASEQTGTVEEASKMEFHEQQGTGPLTGEPLDKKEKESEKGSKPAGLPKHDALVAQPAPPIDKKDIHHKEDGKVPLTPFEQTFGEELEYMQQKSEPIAVALDVDFPSETVFQKEQKDLSTEVPKDEWSTYSQLSPGPLTPMKEKYEVQEIPKWDGKRLDSPRPTPFGSMSFSLPSEPKADLSDATKDKLESKALPSTTEELKPEDKKPKEEVSSSQIAKEIPKDEQIHMEKTLKAEETTASMEITVSVKAEKPTVTESPIEKIPSVGEEKDVIKQESEQKKEPCTFNGQKSTLFDSELYPKPEEKNVVPEKKILSKENEPHKILDEEMGIISVSTEKTFQKEEKKDQKTPTDDLRCDSFPEATTSKMVDKTPDELGLLTEKSASKELREEVVDKDMEVHRMGAASSLDYNRQLDEDKSGMSKYFETSTLKEETTKNIQSGSDYYELSDTKESVYESYDTVSPTHKSSEKQFYPGKEQQPAPILEGGYSTLAQNYPTDLPEEPSSPQERMFTIDPKVYGEKRDLHSKNKDDLTLSRSLGLGGRSAIEQRSMSINLPMSCLDSIALGFNFGRGHDLSPLASDILTNTSGSMDEGDDYLPATTPALEKAPCFPIESKEEEQLEEEKVTRADNIQVESLCESPFLAKDYYKNGSVMAPDLPEMLDLAGTRSRLASMSADAEVARRKSVPSETLLEESSTGLTTLTDENHVATKADSQLEDLGYCVFNKYTVPLPSPVQDSDNLSGESGSFYDGSDDKIRRDLATDLSLIEVKLAAAGRVKEEFSSEGELAQPISDDKSDLGKEFDHEKKSNDKLDTVLEKSEEHIESKEMLLLVEKEYPKKAEGVDKVEAFGTGMTFEQVFGKEPIKPKETSIFISEKSEKSLSSVPEVTEAEPSPKADHGLDTAAKKVEQSQPEAKISDFGQAALGMVVDTEKGTETHIQAVQPDKPPEGDTFPSTEPSHLKDSSKVSETEVKEKVAKPDLVHQEAVDKEESYESSGEHDHTPESLTMESLKADESKKEVTPEVTVLQEDTTVKLPAEEPPAVSDSKSYVVQTKGPDIQMEQVQQPKEEVKETPDISITPSEVIEPLLQGIVSEPEETQREEEEEIEARGEYDKLLFRSETLQITDLSVPAVKEELVELGAAEMPEYKGVIESVVTIEDDFITVVQTTTDEGETGSHSVRFAALEQPESRASPPEEEEEEEMEIEEAGEAVGEPKEGSPEAPASPEKEDVGFSEYKTETYDDYKDETTIDDSIMDADSLWVDTQDDDRSIMTEQLETVPKEEKAEKEVRRPSLDKHRKEKPFKTGRGRISTPERKIAKKEPSTVSRDEVRRKKAVYKKAELGKKTEVQAHSPSRKIILKPAIKYTRPTHLSCVKRKTTAAGGETNQASGVYKQAKDKFTDGISKSPEKRSSLPRPSSILPTRRGVSGDRDENSFSLNTSMSASVRRTTRSEPIRRTGKSGTSTPTTPGSTAITPGTPPSYSSRTPGTPGTPSYPRTPHTPGTPKSGILVPTEKKVAIIRTPPKSPATPKQLRLINQPLPDLKNVRSKIGSTDNIRYQPKGGQVRILNKKMDFSEVQSRCGSKDNIKHSAGGGNIQIVTKKIDLSHVTSKCGSLKNIRHRPGGGRVKIESVKLDFKEKAQAKVGSLDNAHHIPGGGNVKIDSQKLNFREHAKARVDHGAEIITQSPGRSSVASPRRLSNVSSSGSINLLESPQLATLAEDVTAALAKQGL
- the MAP2 gene encoding microtubule-associated protein 2 isoform X11 → MADDRKDEAKAPHWTSSQLAEASSHPHSPELKEQAGAGDGIVRSANGFPYREEEGGYGGHGQQGTYSRTKENGINGELTSAERETAEEVSARIVQVVTAEAVAVLKGEQEKEAQHKDQPAGLPIAVEESANLPPSPPPSPASEQTGTVEEASKMEFHEQQGTGPLTGEPLDKKEKESEKGSKPAGLPKHDALVAQPAPPIDKKDIHHKEDGKVPLTPFEQTFGEELEYMQQKSEPIAVALDVDFPSETVFQKEQKDLSTEVPKDEWSTYSQLSPGPLTPMKEKYEVQEIPKWDGKRLDSPRPTPFGSMSFSLPSEPKADLSDATKDKLESKALPSTTEELKPEDKKPKEEVSSSQIAKEIPKDEQIHMEKTLKAEETTASMEITVSVKAEKPTVTESPIEKIPSVGEEKDVIKQESEQKKEPCTFNGQKSTLFDSELYPKPEEKNVVPEKKILSKENEPHKILDEEMGIISVSTEKTFQKEEKKDQKTPTDDLRCDSFPEATTSKMVDKTPDELGLLTEKSASKELREEVVDKDMEVHRMGAASSLDYNRQLDEDKSGMSKYFETSTLKEETTKNIQSGSDYYELSDTKESVYESYDTVSPTHKSSEKQFYPGKEQQPAPILEGGYSTLAQNYPTDLPEEPSSPQERMFTIDPKVYGEKRDLHSKNKDDLTLSRSLGLGGRSAIEQRSMSINLPMSCLDSIALGFNFGRGHDLSPLASDILTNTSGSMDEGDDYLPATTPALEKAPCFPIESKEEEQLEEEKVTRADNIQVESLCESPFLAKDYYKNGSVMAPDLPEMLDLAGTRSRLASMSADAEVARRKSVPSETLLEESSTGLTTLTDENHVATKADSQLEDLGYCVFNKYTVPLPSPVQDSDNLSGESGSFYDGSDDKIRRDLATDLSLIEVKLAAAGRVKEEFSSEGELAQPISDDKSDLGKEFDHEKKSNDKLDTVLEKSEEHIESKEMLLLVEKEYPKKAEGVDKVEAFGTGMTFEQVFGKEPIKPKETSIFISEKSEKSLSSVPEVTEAEPSPKADHGLDTAAKKVEQSQPEAKISDFGQAALGMVVDTEKGTETHIQAVQPDKPPEGDTFPSTEPSHLKDSSKVSETEVKEKVAKPDLVHQEAVDKEESYESSGEHDHTPESLTMESLKADESKKEVTPEVTVLQEDTTVKLPAEEPPAVSDSKSYVVQTKGPDIQMEQVQQPKEEVKETPDISITPSEVIEPLLQGIVSEPEETQREEEEEIEARGEYDKLLFRSETLQITDLSVPAVKEELVELGAAEMPEYKGVIESVVTIEDDFITVVQTTTDEGETGSHSVRFAALEQPESRASPPEEEEEEEMEIEEAGEAVGEPKEGSPEAPASPEKEDVGFSEYKTETYDDYKDETTIDDSIMDADSLWVDTQDDDRSIMTEQLETVPKEEKAEKEVRRPSLDKHRKEKPFKTGRGRISTPERKIAKKEPSTVSRDEVRRKKAVYKKAELGKKTEVQAHSPSRKIILKPAIKYTRPTHLSCVKRKTTAAGGETNQASGVYKQAKDKFTDGISKSPEKRSSLPRPSSILPTRRGVSGDRDENSFSLNTSMSASVRRTTRSEPIRRTGKSGTSTPTTPGSTAITPGTPPSYSSRTPGTPGTPSYPRTPHTPGTPKSGILVPTEKKVAIIRTPPKSPATPKQLRLINQPLPDLKNVRSKIGSTDNIRYQPKGGQIQIVTKKIDLSHVTSKCGSLKNIRHRPGGGRVKIESVKLDFKEKAQAKVGSLDNAHHIPGGGNVKIDSQKLNFREHAKARVDHGAEIITQSPGRSSVASPRRLSNVSSSGSINLLESPQLATLAEDVTAALAKQGL